From the Candidatus Eisenbacteria bacterium genome, one window contains:
- a CDS encoding ferritin-like domain-containing protein, producing MSEFDITTPTQEPGYETAMEVVFQWNYDPEVEELRNLYVKAAEAQWIGSRDLDWERPIDLVKFATTPLGAGVPIERTSYWRSLPEATMVELTRRTAGFRLSQFLHGEQGALMVAAQLVNAVPHTDAKFYAATQTMDEARHVEVFARYIEKLDEIRPIAPSLKGILDQTLQTGDWMKKLVGMQIVVEGLALYAFRDMRNLTEEPLLKDLLTYVARDESRHHAYGVQYIERCVPCLGDAQRIELEDFALECARSLIDRNAQGFFTTLLGIWAEIGVDPVAMLTSLQNEREEITRDLPRGRRLGPVQGFVIPTLRRCGLLSERVASHFHGFLRENFGTRVAGESVEEFLQYLPELPADTAKWVLGELQ from the coding sequence ATGAGCGAGTTCGACATCACGACCCCCACGCAGGAGCCGGGGTACGAGACGGCCATGGAGGTCGTGTTTCAGTGGAACTACGATCCCGAGGTGGAGGAGCTGCGGAACCTCTACGTGAAGGCGGCCGAGGCGCAGTGGATCGGCTCGCGCGACCTCGACTGGGAGCGGCCCATCGACCTCGTCAAGTTCGCGACCACGCCGCTCGGCGCCGGCGTTCCGATCGAGCGGACGTCGTACTGGCGCTCGCTGCCCGAGGCGACGATGGTCGAGCTCACGCGCCGCACCGCGGGCTTCCGGCTCTCGCAGTTCCTGCACGGCGAGCAGGGCGCCCTCATGGTGGCCGCACAGCTCGTCAACGCCGTGCCGCACACCGACGCCAAGTTCTACGCCGCGACCCAGACGATGGACGAGGCCCGGCACGTCGAGGTGTTCGCGCGCTACATCGAGAAGCTCGACGAGATCCGGCCGATCGCGCCGTCGTTGAAAGGCATCCTCGACCAGACGCTCCAGACCGGCGACTGGATGAAGAAGCTCGTCGGGATGCAGATCGTGGTCGAAGGCCTCGCGCTCTACGCCTTCCGCGACATGCGGAACCTGACCGAGGAGCCGCTCCTGAAGGACCTCCTCACGTACGTCGCCCGTGACGAGTCGCGCCACCACGCCTACGGCGTGCAGTACATCGAGCGGTGCGTCCCGTGTCTCGGCGACGCCCAGCGCATCGAGCTCGAAGACTTCGCGCTCGAGTGCGCGCGGTCGCTCATCGATCGCAACGCACAGGGCTTCTTCACGACGCTCCTCGGGATCTGGGCCGAGATCGGCGTCGACCCGGTCGCGATGCTGACGAGCCTCCAGAACGAGCGCGAGGAGATCACGCGCGACCTGCCGCGCGGGCGCCGCCTGGGACCCGTGCAGGGGTTCGTGATCCCGACGCTCCGGCGCTGCGGGCTCCTCTCCGAGCGCGTCGCGTCGCACTTCCACGGCTTCCTGCGCGAGAACTTCGGCACCCGCGTGGCGGGCGAGAGCGTGGAGGAGTTCCTGCAGTACCTCCCCGAGCTGCCCGCCGACACGGCGAAGTGGGTGCTCGGCGAACTGCAGTAG
- a CDS encoding MAPEG family protein: protein MTTDLWMLVWSALLCVSLPVVYLMGRSSVPGGLAWGFGNRDTPLAVPAWTGRAERAHANLVENLAPFAILVLVAHVAGKANATTALGAELFFWGRVAHAAIYSAGIVYLRTAAFFVGTAGELMILLQLFR, encoded by the coding sequence ATGACGACCGACCTGTGGATGCTGGTCTGGAGCGCGCTCCTGTGCGTGTCGCTGCCGGTGGTCTACCTCATGGGGCGCTCGAGCGTCCCCGGCGGCCTCGCGTGGGGCTTCGGCAACCGCGACACGCCGCTCGCGGTCCCGGCCTGGACGGGGCGCGCCGAACGGGCCCACGCGAACCTGGTGGAGAACCTCGCGCCCTTCGCCATCCTCGTGCTCGTGGCGCACGTCGCCGGCAAGGCGAACGCCACGACGGCGCTCGGCGCCGAGCTCTTCTTCTGGGGACGCGTCGCGCACGCCGCCATCTACAGCGCGGGGATCGTCTACCTCCGCACCGCGGCCTTCTTCGTCGGGACCGCCGGCGAGCTGATGATCCTGCTGCAGCTCTTCCGCTGA
- a CDS encoding GntR family transcriptional regulator has translation MAVVAFRAPARRRLHEAVAEQLRDAILDGRFPAGQKLPPERELAVEFRVNRTSIREAIKVLEGLGLVSVRQGDGATVRPLVDATLDTLAPMIFHGGRVNLELVAELAEVMRPLLLEMGRLAIERAQPQGLATIRRLRNVAADETRDREVRYAALHETLVVLGDMTCNRVWQMLARRLRALLQEPALRAARERLRRDPGRFVTLMDTCLAALDRRRTAEAVEALQSLIQLLGDVAADIDRPAKSRTRGVTR, from the coding sequence ATGGCCGTGGTCGCCTTTCGTGCTCCCGCCCGCCGCCGCCTGCACGAGGCCGTCGCCGAGCAGCTGCGCGATGCGATCCTCGACGGCCGCTTCCCGGCCGGCCAGAAGCTGCCGCCCGAGCGCGAGCTCGCGGTCGAGTTCCGCGTGAATCGCACCTCCATCCGCGAGGCCATCAAGGTGCTCGAAGGGCTCGGGCTCGTGAGCGTGCGCCAGGGCGACGGTGCGACCGTGCGGCCGCTCGTCGACGCGACGCTCGACACGCTGGCGCCCATGATCTTCCACGGCGGACGCGTGAACCTGGAGCTCGTCGCCGAGCTGGCCGAGGTCATGCGGCCGCTCCTGCTCGAGATGGGTCGTCTGGCGATCGAGCGTGCGCAGCCCCAGGGGCTCGCCACGATCCGTCGCCTCCGCAACGTCGCCGCCGACGAGACGCGCGACCGCGAGGTGCGCTACGCGGCACTGCACGAGACGCTCGTCGTCCTCGGCGACATGACGTGCAATCGGGTCTGGCAGATGCTCGCACGCCGCTTGCGCGCGCTCCTCCAGGAGCCGGCGCTGCGCGCGGCGCGCGAGCGCCTGCGCCGCGACCCCGGCCGCTTCGTCACCCTCATGGACACGTGCCTCGCCGCACTCGATCGCCGTCGCACCGCCGAGGCCGTCGAAGCCCTGCAGAGCCTGATCCAGCTCCTCGGCGACGTCGCCGCCGACATCGACCGTCCCGCCAAGTCCCGCACCAGAGGAGTCACCCGATGA
- a CDS encoding YajD family HNH nuclease, with translation MGTRSFRPRGRRKTAAEVDRIIEEAQADAGKRRRDYRARSLELHGWICAKCAREFDAKTLHLLTVHHKDGNHQNNPPDGSNWENLCVYCHDDEHSRGILGDYLSGKER, from the coding sequence GTGGGCACGCGGAGCTTTCGCCCGAGGGGTCGCCGGAAGACGGCAGCCGAGGTCGACCGGATCATCGAGGAGGCGCAGGCCGATGCCGGCAAGCGCCGGCGGGACTACCGCGCCCGATCGCTCGAGCTGCACGGGTGGATCTGCGCCAAGTGCGCGCGCGAGTTCGACGCCAAGACGCTGCACCTGCTCACCGTCCACCACAAGGACGGCAACCACCAGAACAACCCACCCGACGGCTCGAACTGGGAGAACCTCTGCGTCTACTGCCACGACGACGAGCACAGCCGCGGCATCCTCGGGGACTACCTCTCCGGGAAGGAGAGGTAG